The Thermosinus carboxydivorans Nor1 DNA segment GACGATTTTGTTATTATTTGCATAAGCTGCTAAAAGCCGGCAAGATACCGGATGTACCGGTCTTTATCGACAGTCCGTTGGCTATTTCGGCCACTGACATTTTTTTACACAACCCGCAGGAATACGACAGTGAAGCCTATGACCTGTATTGCCGGGAGCATGATAACCCCCTGCGGCTGCCACAACTCGTCTTTACCCGGACAGCTGAGGAATCGAAAACTATCAACAGTCTTGAGCAACCGGCCATCATTATTTCGGCCAGCGGCATGGCGGACGCGGGCCGCATTCTACACCACTTAAAACATAATTTATGGCGGCCGGAAGCCAGTGTCCTATTGGTAGGCTACCAGGCCCAGGGCAGCTTGGGGCGACGACTGTTGGACGGCGCCAAACGGGTAAAAATTCTCGGCGAAGAAATTAGTGTTAAGGCGAAAATTTATAACCTGGACGGTTTTTCAGCCCATGCTGACCAAGAGCAGCTATTGACTTGGTTATCCCACTTTGAGAACAAGCCAGCTCAGGTTTTTGTCGTTCACGGTGAGCGTGACGCAGCTGAACCGTTCGCGGCGCTTATGGCCGAAAGACTAGGCTTTGCGGCTACTATCCCGGGTTACGGGGATGCGGCAGTCATATCCGGTAGAGAATGGCATCTGGAAAAATCGCAGATTCTTGTTGTCGACCCTGCCCTGCAGCAATTTCACGACTACCTCGCCCAGCTGGAGAGCATTTATGCTGCCTATCGTCTGCGGCTGGAACGGATGGTGGCCGCCGATGCCGGCAAATTACCGGAAATTATTCGGCAGCTGGAGAAAATCAACGCTTTTGTCAAAAAAACGTTGGGTGATCTATAAGGAATATCAGCCGTTAATAATTGACAGGCAGGCTATCGCATAATATATTGATATGTATTGACACTAAGGATGCAGTTAAGAAAGGCATCCTTTTTGCTTTACCCAGAGGAGGACTAGCTAAAATGCAACGCACAGACTTGCGCAATATTGCCATTATTGCTCATGTTGACCACGGCAAGACGACGCTGGTTGACGCCATGCTAAAACAGAGCGGCATCTTTCGGGCAAACGAACAAGTAGCCGAACGTGTTCTCGACTCAAATGAACTGGAACGGGAACGGGGTATTACTATTCTTGCGAAAAACACGGCTATTACATATAAGGGAATTAAAATTAATATTGTCGATACCCCCGGTCACGCCGATTTCGGAGGAGAGGTGGAGCGTG contains these protein-coding regions:
- a CDS encoding beta-CASP domain protein, whose amino-acid sequence is RFCYYLHKLLKAGKIPDVPVFIDSPLAISATDIFLHNPQEYDSEAYDLYCREHDNPLRLPQLVFTRTAEESKTINSLEQPAIIISASGMADAGRILHHLKHNLWRPEASVLLVGYQAQGSLGRRLLDGAKRVKILGEEISVKAKIYNLDGFSAHADQEQLLTWLSHFENKPAQVFVVHGERDAAEPFAALMAERLGFAATIPGYGDAAVISGREWHLEKSQILVVDPALQQFHDYLAQLESIYAAYRLRLERMVAADAGKLPEIIRQLEKINAFVKKTLGDL